A single Gammaproteobacteria bacterium DNA region contains:
- a CDS encoding helix-turn-helix transcriptional regulator yields the protein MTGIAELHERWSRDADYREAYKRLGPEFEVARALIEARTRAGFTQAELAERMKTTQSAVARMESGRVPPSTRTLEKVAQATGTRLRIRFEQG from the coding sequence ATGACCGGGATTGCCGAACTGCACGAGCGGTGGAGCCGCGACGCCGACTATCGCGAGGCGTATAAACGGCTGGGACCGGAGTTCGAAGTGGCGCGTGCGCTGATCGAGGCGCGCACGCGCGCGGGGTTCACCCAAGCGGAGTTGGCGGAGCGGATGAAGACGACGCAGTCCGCCGTCGCGCGGATGGAGAGCGGCCGTGTGCCGCCGTCCACGCGGACGCTGGAGAAGGTCGCGCAAGCAACGGGTACGCGGCTGCGAATCCGCTTCGAGCAGGGATGA